The following are encoded in a window of Gossypium raimondii isolate GPD5lz chromosome 13, ASM2569854v1, whole genome shotgun sequence genomic DNA:
- the LOC105781481 gene encoding uncharacterized protein LOC105781481 encodes MAECWYASLPCTPEQKLKGTISLLHDEGKYVGVSYVNGHRREFMNLTQEDRTVAKYETQFLRLSCYVRGMVALEYKKCVRFEDGLKNNLRVLIALQREREFVVLVNKAKITEEVKHVERQNQDQERGKNKRDLEPSNSTQRPKK; translated from the exons ATGGCCGAGTGCTGGTATGCCTCTTTGCCTTGTACACCTGAGCAAAAACTGAAGGGTACAATTTCTTTGCTTCACGATGAG GGGAAGTATGTAGGCGTGAGCTATGTAAATGGTCATAGGCGTGAGTTTATGAATCTCACGCAAGAAGATAGGACTGTGGCCAAGTATGAGACCCAATTTCTGAGACTAAGCTGCTATGTTCGAGGGATGGTGGCATTGGAGTACAAAAAGTGTGTTCGATTTGAGGATGGTTTGAAGAATAATCTGAGAGTATTGATTGCTCTACAGAGGGAgcgagagtttgttgttctagtcAACAAGGCGAAGATCACCGAAGAGGTTAAGCACGTGGAGCGCCAGAATCAAGATCAAGAGAGGggcaagaataagagggatttggAGCCCTCTAATTCTACtcagaggcctaagaaatgA